In a single window of the Rhopalosiphum padi isolate XX-2018 chromosome 1, ASM2088224v1, whole genome shotgun sequence genome:
- the LOC132931765 gene encoding SWI/SNF-related matrix-associated actin-dependent regulator of chromatin subfamily B member 1-A isoform X1 has product MALRTYGDKPISFQVEENGEYYCIGSEVGNYLRLFRGSLYKRYPGMFRRTITNDERKRLIDLGLSAHCLASSVSLLRASEVEDIIDGNDERYKAVSVTSTEPLITRESKGKKSVPWVPSLPNSSHLDAVPQATPINRNRIIQKKVRTFPLCYDDTDPANIHENANFSELLVPIRLDMEIEGQKLRDTFTWNKNESLITPEQFAEVLCDDLDLNPLPFVPAIAQSIRQQIEAFNNDNILDEQHDQRVIIKLNIHVGNTSLVDQVEWDMGEKDNSPEQFAMKLCAELGLGGEFVTAIAYSIRGQLSWHQRTYAFSEAPLSVVETPFRPPSDADQWSPFLETLTDAEMEKKIRDQDRNTRRMRRLANTTPGCKLTRLP; this is encoded by the exons ATGGCACTCCGGACGTACGGCGACAAGCCGATCAGTTTTCAAGTGGAAGAGAATGGGGAATACTATTGTATTGGATCCGAG GTCGGCAATTACTTACGACTGTTCCGCGGTTCATTGTACAAACGGTATCCGGGAATGTTTCGCAGAACCATTACAAATGATGAGAGGAAACGTTTAATCGATTTag GTTTAAGTGCTCATTGTTTGGCTTCGAGTGTGTCACTCTTAAGAGCATCTGAAGTTGAAGATATTATTGATGGTAATGATGAACGTTACAAAGCCGTATCTGTAACTTCAACTGAACCATTAATTACAAG agaATCTAAAGGGAAAAAATCAGTTCCTTGGGTTCCATCATTACCAAACAGTTCACATTTGGATGCTGTTCCTCAGGCTACACCCATTAACCGTAACaggattatacaaaaaaaagtcaGGACTTTCCCATTATG ctATGATGATACTGATCCTGCAAACATTCACGAGAATGCCAACTTTTCAGAATTGTTGGTTCCAATCAGACTCGATATGGAAATTGAAGGACAAAAATTGAGAGATACATTTACTTGGAATAAAAATG AAAGTTTAATAACACCAGAGCAGTTTGCTGAAGTGCTATGTGATGATTTAGATTTAAATCCTTTACCATTTGTACCAGCCATCGCACAATCTATACGTCAGCAAATTGAagcatttaataatgataatattttagatgaaCAACATGACCAAAGAGTTATTattaag TTAAACATTCATGTAGGTAATACATCATTAGTGGATCAAGTTGAATGGGATATGGGTGAAAAAGATAATTCGCCTGAACAGTTTGCTATGAAACTATGTGCTGAACTAGGTCTGGGCGGAGAATTTGTAACTGCCATTGCATACTCTATCCGGGGGCAATTGAGCTGGCATCAACGTACCTATGCTTTCAG tgaGGCACCATTGTCAGTCGTTGAAACTCCTTTTAGACCTCCATCAGATGCTGATCAGTGGAGTCCATTCCTGGAGACATTGACTGATGCAGAAATGGAAAAGAAGATTAGAGATCAAGACAGGAACACTAG GCGAATGCGACGACTGGCCAACACCACACCAGGATG TAAGTTAACTCGCCTACCGTGA
- the LOC132931765 gene encoding SWI/SNF-related matrix-associated actin-dependent regulator of chromatin subfamily B member 1 isoform X2 — protein sequence MALRTYGDKPISFQVEENGEYYCIGSEVGNYLRLFRGSLYKRYPGMFRRTITNDERKRLIDLGLSAHCLASSVSLLRASEVEDIIDGNDERYKAVSVTSTEPLITRESKGKKSVPWVPSLPNSSHLDAVPQATPINRNRIIQKKVRTFPLCYDDTDPANIHENANFSELLVPIRLDMEIEGQKLRDTFTWNKNESLITPEQFAEVLCDDLDLNPLPFVPAIAQSIRQQIEAFNNDNILDEQHDQRVIIKLNIHVGNTSLVDQVEWDMGEKDNSPEQFAMKLCAELGLGGEFVTAIAYSIRGQLSWHQRTYAFSEAPLSVVETPFRPPSDADQWSPFLETLTDAEMEKKIRDQDRNTRRMRRLANTTPGW from the exons ATGGCACTCCGGACGTACGGCGACAAGCCGATCAGTTTTCAAGTGGAAGAGAATGGGGAATACTATTGTATTGGATCCGAG GTCGGCAATTACTTACGACTGTTCCGCGGTTCATTGTACAAACGGTATCCGGGAATGTTTCGCAGAACCATTACAAATGATGAGAGGAAACGTTTAATCGATTTag GTTTAAGTGCTCATTGTTTGGCTTCGAGTGTGTCACTCTTAAGAGCATCTGAAGTTGAAGATATTATTGATGGTAATGATGAACGTTACAAAGCCGTATCTGTAACTTCAACTGAACCATTAATTACAAG agaATCTAAAGGGAAAAAATCAGTTCCTTGGGTTCCATCATTACCAAACAGTTCACATTTGGATGCTGTTCCTCAGGCTACACCCATTAACCGTAACaggattatacaaaaaaaagtcaGGACTTTCCCATTATG ctATGATGATACTGATCCTGCAAACATTCACGAGAATGCCAACTTTTCAGAATTGTTGGTTCCAATCAGACTCGATATGGAAATTGAAGGACAAAAATTGAGAGATACATTTACTTGGAATAAAAATG AAAGTTTAATAACACCAGAGCAGTTTGCTGAAGTGCTATGTGATGATTTAGATTTAAATCCTTTACCATTTGTACCAGCCATCGCACAATCTATACGTCAGCAAATTGAagcatttaataatgataatattttagatgaaCAACATGACCAAAGAGTTATTattaag TTAAACATTCATGTAGGTAATACATCATTAGTGGATCAAGTTGAATGGGATATGGGTGAAAAAGATAATTCGCCTGAACAGTTTGCTATGAAACTATGTGCTGAACTAGGTCTGGGCGGAGAATTTGTAACTGCCATTGCATACTCTATCCGGGGGCAATTGAGCTGGCATCAACGTACCTATGCTTTCAG tgaGGCACCATTGTCAGTCGTTGAAACTCCTTTTAGACCTCCATCAGATGCTGATCAGTGGAGTCCATTCCTGGAGACATTGACTGATGCAGAAATGGAAAAGAAGATTAGAGATCAAGACAGGAACACTAG GCGAATGCGACGACTGGCCAACACCACACCAGGATGGTAA
- the LOC132931766 gene encoding uncharacterized protein LOC132931766, giving the protein MFKRGYPSSDSMVNNQAAASSIPTPPPPACNVPFGLQFGIQQPPSYTTFTPDYQHFPYTFSSITPPAYSWANTNSTHVMKFTGSCNPLPLNTSTYHPSNFGSVPKRKIDLDAELTQPPKMRITEEKVSASLRDMHISSEFKPHNYCVSSAVSEMDTLENPSPIETINIPETAKTDSQTTLVMCEELRKLHKIDSIIPQPLLNVERPTNAVVVWTKKPLMEFVRSFPNYQEPKSTVVITEITDEEENEINDKEMLIEENNCIAFEDVNMEL; this is encoded by the exons ATGTTTAAACGTGGGTACCCGTCTTCCGACTCGATGGTCAATAATCAGGCTGCCGCCAGTTCCATCCCGACGCCACCACCGCCGGCTTGCAACGTCCCATTCGGACTGCAGTTCGGCATTCAACAGCCGCCCAGTTACACCACTTTCACGCCTGACTACCAACATTTCCCGTACACGTTCTCGTCCATCACGCCACCCGCATATAGCTGGGCTAACACCAACAGCACGCACGTCATGAA GTTTACGGGATCGTGTAATCCACTGCCTTTAAATACCTCCACGTACCATCCCAGCAATTTTGGATCCGTGCCAAAACGCAAAATCGATTTGGATGctga ACTTACACAGCCACCCAAAATGCGCATCACCGAAGAAAAAGTATCCGCTAGTTTACGAGACATGCACATTAGCAGTGAATTCAAACCTCATAATTACTGTGTCAGCAGTGCCGTCAGTGAAATGGAT acCTTGGAGAATCCTAGTCCCATAGAGACTATCAACATTCCTGAAACTGCTAAAACAGATTCTCAGACCACATTAGTTATGTGTGAAGAATTGCGTAAACTTCACAAAATTGATTCCATCATACCTCAACCACTGCTCAATGT agaaAGACCAACCAACGCAGTTGTAGTATGGACTAAAAAGCCTCTAATGGAATTTGTCCGTTCATTTCCTAACTACCAGGAACCCAAATCAACCGTCGTGATAACTGAGATCACGGATGAAGAAGAAAACGAAATTAACGACAAAGAAATGTTAATCGAAGAAAATAA TTGTATTGCTTTTGAAGATGTTAACATGGAGCTTTGA